The proteins below are encoded in one region of Cytophagales bacterium:
- a CDS encoding 3'-5' exonuclease: MQNIKNTVVIDIETVSAYSNFSKVPERLQSLWAKKAKNLKNEEELDISQLYEDRAAIYAEFGKVIVIGVGVFSGREKELSFTVRSFFGHDEKQVLQDFVSFLVQEFNQGSLQLCGHNGKEFDFPYLCRRLLVNGLPIPFVLDTRGKKPWEVNHIDTMELWKFGDWKSFTSLELLTEIFGIPTSKDNIDGSMVNEVYHQQDGLESIRRYCEKDVVATAQLYLKMNAKSTIPDDRISIVD; encoded by the coding sequence ATGCAAAACATCAAAAACACCGTCGTTATCGACATTGAGACCGTATCAGCTTATTCAAATTTTTCTAAAGTGCCCGAGCGATTACAATCTCTTTGGGCGAAAAAAGCAAAGAATTTAAAGAACGAAGAGGAGCTTGATATAAGCCAACTCTATGAAGACCGAGCCGCGATCTATGCCGAATTTGGCAAAGTGATCGTTATTGGTGTAGGGGTCTTCAGTGGAAGGGAAAAGGAGCTTTCCTTTACCGTAAGAAGCTTTTTTGGACATGACGAAAAGCAAGTCTTACAAGACTTTGTTTCCTTTTTGGTCCAGGAATTTAATCAGGGGAGCCTGCAGTTATGCGGGCACAATGGAAAAGAGTTTGACTTCCCCTATCTATGTCGTAGATTGCTCGTCAATGGCCTGCCGATCCCTTTTGTATTGGATACCCGGGGTAAAAAACCCTGGGAGGTCAATCACATCGACACGATGGAACTCTGGAAATTCGGAGACTGGAAAAGTTTCACATCATTAGAGCTATTGACCGAAATTTTCGGTATCCCGACGAGCAAGGACAACATTGACGGCTCCATGGTCAATGAAGTCTACCATCAACAGGACGGACTAGAAAGTATCCGTCGATATTGTGAAAAAGACGTGGTAGCAACCGCGCAATTGTATTTAAAAATGAACGCAAAATCCACGATACCGGACGACCGGATCTCCATTGTGGACTAG
- the rnr gene encoding ribonuclease R — MARKKRKVKNTTTKKSKKVVDVKDRLRQIFYEEAGESFSYRQLIKKIGIRDAKTKDALKDILLGMEAQGKVARNRDGRFVSNSTPSVITGKVDHVNPRFAYVISMDSEEDIWIKSSNLNFAIDGDEVEVQITRPAARGAKPEGKVTKILNRNKAEFVGRIEISDKFAFVVPDNRNLHFDVFVYPEKTMGAKHDDKVIVQIHKWHNRENKSPQGKVVRVLGEAGEHEAEIHSIMAEFGLPFEFPEKIEKAAAKIPVEIDKQELAYRRDFRKVTTFTIDPFDAKDFDDALSLEWTKEGLMEIGVHIADVSHYVRPRTMLEKEAYDRATSVYLVDRTIPMLPEKLSNGLCSLRPEEEKLTFSAVFKIDKEGNVVDRWFGRTIIYSDRRFTYEEAQERIESKEGDFQQEINQLNDLAKLIRKRRFKDGAVNFETVEVKFKLDDKGKPLEVVPKVRKDAHKMIEEFMLLANREVATFIFKKRDGRKEEGSTTFVYRTHDSPDPEKLDSFSKFASRFGHKVSTDGLVSKSLNNLMSKIEGKPEQNVLEQLAIRSMAKAKYTTDPKGHFGLAFDHYSHFTSPIRRYPDVMVHRLLWHYLEGGKSQDKEAFESKCVHSSEREKRAAEAERASIKYKQVEFMQSMLGEEFEGIVSGVTEWGIYVEIVETKCEGMIRMSDMDDDYYEFDEKQFAAVGKRSGKIITLGDKVEVIVAKTDIDRRTIDLVKKGNKNHSPWQADEF; from the coding sequence ATGGCACGAAAGAAAAGAAAAGTTAAAAACACAACCACTAAAAAATCTAAGAAAGTAGTGGACGTGAAAGATCGTCTGCGCCAAATTTTTTACGAAGAAGCAGGCGAAAGTTTTTCGTATCGGCAGCTGATCAAGAAAATCGGGATCAGAGATGCCAAAACGAAAGATGCATTAAAAGACATATTATTGGGGATGGAAGCACAAGGCAAAGTGGCGAGAAATCGCGATGGCCGGTTCGTTTCCAATTCCACACCATCGGTGATTACCGGTAAGGTGGACCATGTCAATCCACGATTTGCATATGTCATATCGATGGATTCTGAAGAAGATATCTGGATCAAATCCTCCAATCTGAACTTTGCCATTGATGGCGATGAGGTAGAGGTACAAATCACCAGACCAGCTGCAAGGGGCGCAAAGCCTGAAGGCAAGGTCACGAAGATTCTGAATCGGAATAAGGCAGAATTTGTAGGACGAATCGAGATCTCAGACAAATTTGCCTTTGTCGTTCCCGACAATCGCAACTTACACTTTGATGTCTTTGTGTATCCAGAAAAAACCATGGGCGCCAAGCACGATGACAAAGTGATCGTGCAGATCCATAAATGGCACAATCGGGAGAACAAAAGCCCACAAGGCAAGGTCGTTCGGGTACTCGGAGAAGCTGGAGAACATGAAGCGGAGATCCACTCCATCATGGCAGAATTCGGACTTCCTTTTGAATTTCCGGAGAAGATCGAAAAGGCAGCTGCGAAAATCCCAGTGGAAATTGACAAGCAGGAATTGGCCTATCGCAGGGATTTCAGGAAGGTGACCACCTTCACAATTGACCCCTTTGATGCGAAGGACTTTGATGATGCTTTGTCGCTGGAATGGACCAAGGAAGGGTTGATGGAAATTGGCGTACACATTGCCGATGTTTCCCATTACGTGCGTCCAAGGACTATGCTGGAGAAAGAAGCCTATGACCGTGCAACATCGGTGTACCTGGTAGACCGGACCATTCCGATGCTCCCAGAGAAATTATCGAATGGCTTGTGCTCCCTTCGACCCGAGGAGGAAAAGCTGACTTTCTCGGCAGTCTTCAAGATTGACAAAGAAGGTAATGTGGTGGATCGTTGGTTCGGTCGTACGATCATTTATTCCGATCGCAGATTCACCTACGAAGAAGCACAGGAAAGAATTGAATCCAAAGAAGGTGATTTCCAACAGGAGATCAATCAACTGAATGACTTGGCCAAGCTGATCCGAAAGCGACGTTTCAAAGATGGGGCAGTCAATTTCGAGACCGTGGAAGTCAAGTTCAAACTCGATGATAAAGGAAAGCCGCTGGAGGTAGTTCCCAAAGTGCGGAAAGACGCGCACAAGATGATCGAGGAATTCATGTTGTTAGCCAATCGAGAGGTAGCGACATTCATTTTCAAGAAAAGAGACGGAAGAAAAGAGGAAGGGTCTACGACGTTTGTTTACCGAACGCACGACAGCCCCGACCCGGAGAAACTGGATTCGTTTTCTAAGTTTGCTTCCCGCTTTGGTCACAAGGTTTCAACGGATGGACTGGTCAGTAAAAGCCTGAATAACCTGATGTCCAAGATTGAAGGCAAACCTGAACAAAATGTTCTGGAACAATTGGCCATCCGATCGATGGCGAAAGCGAAATATACCACCGATCCAAAAGGACACTTTGGACTAGCCTTTGACCATTATTCACACTTTACTTCTCCCATCAGGCGATATCCGGACGTAATGGTTCATCGCTTACTCTGGCACTATCTGGAAGGTGGTAAATCGCAGGACAAGGAAGCATTTGAGTCCAAATGTGTGCACTCCAGTGAGCGAGAGAAACGTGCGGCTGAAGCAGAACGTGCATCCATCAAATACAAGCAGGTGGAATTCATGCAATCTATGTTGGGTGAGGAGTTCGAAGGGATCGTTTCCGGTGTGACCGAATGGGGCATTTACGTAGAAATCGTGGAGACAAAATGTGAAGGCATGATCCGGATGTCCGACATGGATGACGATTACTACGAGTTCGATGAGAAACAATTCGCTGCGGTGGGCAAGCGCTCTGGAAAAATCATCACTCTCGGGGATAAAGTGGAAGTGATCGTGGCCAAGACCGATATTGACCGTCGAACCATTGATCTGGTTAAGAAGGGCAATAAGAATCATTCACCCTGGCAAGCTGACGAATTTTAA
- a CDS encoding amino acid permease, producing MSKGKIGVETASSLVISAMIGTGVFTSLGYQVVDIKSGFSIMLLWALGGIVAFFGASAYAELGSVFRRSGGEYQLLGKLYHPALGFVAGWVSVTVGFAAPAAIAAIALSSYLEVIIPGLPGKHVAAGTVLLLSVIHASSLKIGSSVQNFTTALKLILILILIVFGFTIDLPQNISIFPQSGSWSEIIQPAYAVAFVYVSYAYTGWNSAIYILDEMRDPVKDLSRSLLIGTASVTILYLLLNWIFLYTVPISVLEGHIEVGFLAGESIFGSVGGKVMAIAIAILLISTVSAYVFLGPRVSQVMGQDLPGLNWLAHTSKNGLPVRAFLLSTALSLIFIYTSTFEQVLLYTSFLLILITTLAVGGVYIVRIKKYEATFRMWGYPIAPAIFLGVSVWSLVFVAIDKPFESLISVGILVIGMAIYLLTKPRGER from the coding sequence ATGTCCAAGGGAAAGATCGGTGTAGAAACAGCCTCCTCACTCGTCATTTCCGCCATGATCGGCACGGGTGTATTTACCAGTCTGGGTTATCAAGTTGTCGACATTAAGTCAGGATTTTCTATCATGCTATTATGGGCACTAGGAGGAATCGTGGCATTTTTCGGAGCATCAGCCTATGCCGAGCTGGGCTCCGTGTTTCGTCGTTCCGGAGGTGAATATCAATTGCTTGGGAAACTCTATCATCCAGCGCTAGGATTTGTGGCCGGTTGGGTATCCGTGACGGTTGGGTTTGCTGCTCCTGCGGCCATTGCAGCTATAGCCTTGTCTTCCTATCTTGAAGTGATTATTCCGGGATTGCCAGGAAAACATGTGGCTGCAGGTACGGTTTTGTTGCTGAGTGTCATTCATGCTTCGTCATTGAAGATTGGGAGTTCTGTCCAGAATTTCACCACGGCACTCAAGTTGATTTTAATCTTGATTTTGATCGTATTTGGATTTACCATCGATTTACCTCAAAACATTTCTATTTTCCCTCAATCGGGAAGTTGGTCGGAGATCATTCAGCCGGCTTATGCGGTCGCATTTGTTTACGTTTCCTACGCTTATACTGGATGGAATTCGGCCATTTACATTTTGGATGAAATGCGAGATCCGGTAAAAGATCTTTCCAGGTCCTTGCTCATCGGTACGGCTAGCGTGACCATTTTGTATTTATTGTTGAATTGGATTTTTCTCTACACGGTTCCGATTTCTGTATTGGAAGGACACATAGAAGTAGGCTTCCTTGCCGGTGAGTCGATTTTCGGTTCGGTTGGTGGTAAGGTCATGGCTATTGCAATTGCTATTCTCCTCATTTCCACAGTCAGTGCTTATGTTTTTCTTGGCCCAAGGGTCAGCCAGGTAATGGGCCAGGACTTGCCAGGATTGAATTGGCTGGCACATACGTCCAAAAATGGGTTACCCGTTCGTGCTTTTCTCCTTTCCACGGCACTCAGTTTGATCTTTATCTATACATCCACCTTTGAACAAGTCCTGCTTTATACTTCTTTCCTGTTGATATTGATCACTACCCTGGCGGTAGGGGGAGTATATATCGTTCGGATCAAAAAATATGAAGCCACCTTCCGCATGTGGGGCTACCCCATTGCGCCAGCAATATTTTTAGGAGTCAGTGTATGGTCGTTGGTTTTTGTAGCGATCGACAAACCTTTTGAAAGTTTAATCAGTGTCGGAATACTGGTAATTGGTATGGCAATTTATTTACTTACAAAGCCCAGAGGGGAACGCTGA
- a CDS encoding polyprenyl synthetase family protein, with translation MHTTQELLEKINQHISKQEYGSNPANLYEPINYIMGLGGKRLRPLLVLLSYQLKGESLDEILDAALAVEVFHNFTLVHDDIMDEAPLRRGQPTVHTKWNDTVAILSGDTMMIKAYELLQKGSGDYFMGVCPKFNQTSVEVCEGQQIDMNFEEQEIVTEEEYLEMIRLKTAVLLGFSMYLGGKLAGYDQQSSEKLFSIGEKMGIGFQLMDDILDVYADKAKFGKQVGGDIIANKKTYLLLSALEMANPEQKAKLDHWLSAREFDVQEKVAAVTEIYDEIGIPNLAKMKMNYYFDQSIKELETFEGNSIAKVLLKEFATKLMQRER, from the coding sequence ATGCACACCACGCAAGAACTGCTAGAAAAGATCAACCAGCACATTTCGAAACAGGAATACGGAAGTAATCCAGCCAATCTCTATGAGCCAATCAACTACATCATGGGATTGGGGGGTAAGCGATTACGTCCATTACTGGTTTTACTCAGCTATCAACTGAAAGGAGAGTCCTTGGATGAGATTCTTGATGCCGCGCTGGCCGTTGAGGTCTTTCATAATTTCACCCTCGTACATGACGATATCATGGACGAGGCACCACTCCGAAGAGGTCAACCTACTGTACACACCAAATGGAACGATACCGTAGCAATCTTGTCTGGTGATACCATGATGATCAAGGCTTACGAATTATTACAAAAAGGTTCAGGCGATTACTTCATGGGAGTATGTCCGAAATTCAATCAAACATCGGTTGAAGTTTGTGAAGGCCAACAGATCGACATGAATTTTGAAGAACAGGAGATTGTAACGGAAGAAGAATACCTCGAAATGATCCGTCTGAAAACGGCCGTATTGCTGGGTTTCAGTATGTACCTGGGAGGAAAACTGGCTGGTTATGATCAGCAATCCTCAGAAAAACTTTTTAGTATAGGAGAGAAGATGGGCATCGGATTTCAGTTGATGGATGATATCCTTGATGTATATGCAGACAAAGCCAAGTTTGGTAAGCAAGTAGGCGGGGATATCATTGCCAACAAAAAAACCTATTTACTCCTATCTGCGTTGGAAATGGCCAACCCTGAGCAAAAAGCTAAACTGGATCATTGGTTATCTGCTAGAGAATTTGATGTCCAGGAAAAAGTAGCAGCAGTCACTGAGATCTATGATGAGATTGGAATCCCCAACCTCGCAAAAATGAAGATGAATTATTATTTCGATCAGTCCATCAAGGAACTAGAAACATTTGAAGGCAATTCTATCGCCAAAGTCTTACTAAAAGAGTTTGCTACGAAGTTGATGCAGCGGGAAAGGTAA
- a CDS encoding rhomboid family intramembrane serine protease yields the protein MTLLILIITVAISFAALGNDGLYHKFLLNPYQAIHGKQYWRFLSSGFIHNSYIHLGFNMFTFFFFGGLVEETFNYRLGETDGTVLFVILYVSAIVISDLPVAFKHKDNPGYNSLGASGAVSAIVFASILYYPTNKIYLFGLIGLPGFVLGVIYVIYSYTQGKNMADNINHEAHLYGAIYGLIFGLVVYPQAGPEFFDQILNYRFTF from the coding sequence ATGACCCTACTCATCCTCATCATTACCGTGGCCATCAGTTTTGCAGCGTTGGGGAATGATGGTTTATACCACAAATTCCTACTCAATCCGTATCAAGCCATCCATGGAAAGCAATACTGGAGGTTCCTGTCTTCCGGGTTCATTCACAATAGCTATATTCATCTGGGCTTCAACATGTTCACCTTTTTCTTTTTTGGAGGGCTGGTAGAGGAAACATTTAATTATCGACTCGGTGAAACAGATGGGACAGTATTGTTCGTGATCCTATATGTATCGGCCATTGTCATTTCAGATCTTCCCGTTGCTTTCAAGCATAAGGACAATCCAGGATACAATAGCCTGGGTGCTTCTGGTGCTGTTTCTGCGATTGTCTTCGCCAGTATATTGTATTATCCGACAAATAAGATCTACTTGTTCGGCCTCATCGGATTACCGGGATTTGTCCTGGGGGTCATCTATGTGATCTACTCCTATACCCAGGGGAAGAACATGGCAGATAACATCAATCATGAAGCTCATCTATATGGCGCCATTTATGGCCTTATATTTGGATTGGTAGTTTACCCTCAGGCAGGTCCGGAATTTTTTGACCAGATCCTGAACTATCGATTTACTTTTTAG
- the cdd gene encoding cytidine deaminase, with amino-acid sequence MEITLTYKKLDKDDLSEEDQQLLTAAESARQNAYAPYSNFTVGCALQMENGQVVTGNNQENAAYPSGLCAERVALFHAGAENMGPVRTLLVLAKNAEDALASAFPCGGCRQVILEYAMKQDIPIRVLMLLENEQLIELEDAKSLLPFAFSANAL; translated from the coding sequence ATGGAAATCACATTAACCTACAAAAAGCTGGATAAAGACGATCTTTCGGAAGAAGATCAGCAATTGTTGACAGCAGCCGAATCAGCACGACAGAACGCATATGCTCCTTACTCCAATTTTACGGTGGGTTGTGCACTCCAAATGGAAAACGGCCAGGTAGTCACGGGGAATAATCAGGAAAATGCAGCTTATCCGTCAGGACTTTGTGCAGAAAGAGTGGCATTGTTTCATGCAGGTGCTGAAAACATGGGGCCTGTTCGTACACTACTTGTTTTGGCTAAAAACGCTGAAGATGCATTGGCCAGTGCTTTTCCATGTGGAGGCTGCCGGCAGGTAATTTTGGAATATGCCATGAAGCAAGACATTCCGATTCGAGTGCTTATGTTGCTGGAAAACGAGCAATTGATTGAATTAGAGGACGCTAAGTCACTGCTTCCCTTTGCGTTTTCAGCAAATGCCCTTTGA
- the asnS gene encoding asparagine--tRNA ligase, whose protein sequence is MVDSKRTKIKFALTGTVDENVRVSGWVRTKRTGKNVAFIALNDGSTINNLQVVADAAQFEEVLKSINTGASLSVFGKLTASQGSGQSVELLAESIEVLGEADPEKYPLQPKRHSLEFLREIGHLRMRTNTFGAVMRIRHNMAFAVHQFFHNKGFYYMNTPILTASDAEGAGETFKVTTLDLDNVPKTEEGGIDYAQDFFGKEANLTVSGQLEGELAALALGEIYTFGPTFRAENSNTTRHLCEFWMIEPEMAFYDLEDNMDLAEEMMKYLVKFALDNCQDDLEFLDQRERQEEKSKPQNERNELSLIERLKFVLDNPFERITYTEAIDILRNSKPNKKKKFQFLIEEWGADLQSEHERFLVEKHFKKPVILYNYPKDIKAFYMRQNDDGKTVGAMDVLFPGIGEIIGGSQREERLEQLTTRMAEMDIPEEELWWYLETRKFGTTPHSGYGLGFERMIQFVTGMNNIRDVMPFPRTPGNCEF, encoded by the coding sequence ATGGTGGATTCGAAAAGAACAAAAATCAAATTCGCCCTTACAGGAACAGTTGACGAAAACGTAAGGGTCAGTGGTTGGGTCAGAACAAAGCGAACCGGTAAAAATGTGGCGTTCATCGCATTGAATGACGGGTCTACCATCAATAATTTACAGGTCGTTGCAGATGCTGCTCAATTCGAAGAGGTCTTAAAATCGATCAATACCGGTGCTAGTCTTTCTGTTTTCGGAAAACTAACTGCTTCTCAGGGTTCAGGCCAATCTGTAGAGTTGCTAGCGGAATCGATTGAAGTCCTTGGGGAGGCAGATCCGGAAAAATATCCATTACAACCCAAACGTCATAGCCTGGAATTTCTTCGTGAGATAGGGCACCTCCGCATGCGGACCAATACGTTTGGAGCAGTGATGCGTATCCGGCACAACATGGCGTTTGCCGTACACCAATTTTTCCATAACAAGGGGTTCTATTATATGAACACGCCAATCCTGACCGCTTCTGATGCGGAAGGGGCCGGCGAAACTTTCAAAGTCACGACCCTTGACCTGGATAACGTTCCAAAAACGGAAGAAGGTGGCATTGATTACGCGCAGGATTTCTTTGGAAAAGAGGCAAACCTGACGGTTTCGGGTCAATTGGAAGGTGAATTGGCAGCCTTGGCCCTTGGAGAAATTTATACTTTCGGACCAACATTCCGGGCGGAGAATTCCAACACGACCAGGCACTTATGCGAATTCTGGATGATTGAGCCGGAAATGGCTTTTTATGATCTGGAAGACAACATGGACCTGGCCGAAGAAATGATGAAGTATCTGGTGAAATTCGCACTGGACAACTGTCAGGATGACCTGGAATTTCTGGACCAACGTGAGCGTCAGGAGGAAAAAAGCAAACCTCAAAACGAGCGCAATGAACTTTCATTGATCGAGCGATTGAAATTCGTATTGGACAATCCGTTTGAACGCATCACCTACACAGAGGCGATTGATATTTTGAGAAACTCCAAGCCCAACAAGAAGAAGAAGTTTCAGTTCTTGATTGAGGAATGGGGCGCGGATCTACAATCTGAGCATGAAAGATTTCTGGTAGAGAAGCATTTCAAAAAACCCGTGATCCTATATAACTATCCGAAGGACATCAAAGCCTTCTACATGCGGCAAAATGATGATGGAAAAACCGTAGGGGCAATGGATGTATTGTTCCCTGGCATCGGAGAAATCATTGGAGGGTCACAGCGAGAAGAGCGACTGGAACAACTGACAACTCGCATGGCGGAAATGGACATTCCTGAAGAGGAGCTTTGGTGGTACCTCGAAACGAGAAAATTCGGCACGACACCACACAGTGGTTACGGATTAGGATTTGAGCGCATGATCCAGTTTGTGACGGGCATGAACAACATCCGAGACGTGATGCCTTTCCCAAGAACTCCCGGCAACTGTGAGTTTTAA
- a CDS encoding heme NO-binding domain-containing protein has product MKGTIHYCLEDAITHYFGQEAWGTLMTSLGKEASFSYGTHIRDDIDEVQSIELFVLASNSLGLDLGEVFDMFGEHWCVEYSTKLYGVFYRGMNSTKDAITQLDHVHAKVTEHIQGAYPPRFEYEWINEETLQVKYKSDRNLIDLFISLIKGLDLKFNDYTIIDKLDGNLLHLTFGQKDKKRGTFKEHLEAKTA; this is encoded by the coding sequence ATGAAGGGAACCATTCACTATTGTCTGGAAGACGCAATAACCCACTATTTTGGTCAAGAGGCTTGGGGCACATTGATGACCAGCCTTGGCAAAGAAGCATCATTTAGCTACGGCACACATATTCGCGATGACATAGACGAAGTGCAAAGTATCGAACTCTTTGTATTAGCTTCAAATTCATTAGGACTGGATTTAGGTGAAGTTTTTGACATGTTCGGCGAACATTGGTGTGTCGAGTATTCTACCAAGCTTTACGGTGTATTTTATCGCGGCATGAACAGTACCAAGGATGCCATTACTCAATTAGATCACGTTCACGCCAAAGTGACCGAGCACATACAGGGTGCCTATCCTCCACGATTCGAATACGAATGGATCAATGAAGAAACCCTTCAGGTGAAATACAAATCAGACCGGAACCTGATTGACCTTTTCATTAGTCTGATCAAAGGACTGGACCTCAAATTCAATGATTACACGATCATCGATAAGCTGGATGGAAATCTGTTGCACCTGACTTTCGGACAAAAAGACAAGAAAAGAGGCACCTTCAAAGAACATCTGGAAGCTAAAACAGCATAA
- the rpoN gene encoding RNA polymerase factor sigma-54, with protein sequence MQKLSLTQSLQQKLSPQQIQFIKLLQVPTAELESRVEEELEINPALEEGKNEDKEEYDQPEEFEEKVDADTNLEDYLHDDYSGYKMQGDGRSDEEDREIPISVGSTLHEQLISQLGFVRLTDRERALGKQLIGSIDTDGYIRRELEAIANDMAFSMGMDTDAEELEDVLYKVQNFEPAGIGARNLQECLLLQLERKDPEEEVNRLAYEIIDRCFNEFSKKHYDKIARKLSISDEDLLKEAISIVTKLNPKPGGSGDELVRTQYLMPDFQLANNNGKLELSLNGKNAPELRVSRSYSEMLQAYDKGDKKDKKLKETVTFIKQKLDSAKWFIDAIKQRQQTLLNTMQAIIDFQYDYFLEGDESKLRPMILKDISDRINMDISTVSRVANSKAIQTEFGIFPLKYFFSEGIATDSGEDVSSREVKNKLKEIIDGEDKKKPLSDDKLEKLLKGHGYNIARRTVAKYREQLNIPVARLRKEL encoded by the coding sequence ATGCAAAAACTCAGCTTAACTCAGTCACTTCAACAAAAACTCTCTCCGCAGCAGATTCAGTTCATCAAACTGCTTCAGGTACCTACGGCCGAGCTGGAATCGAGGGTGGAAGAGGAGCTAGAGATCAATCCTGCTTTGGAAGAAGGTAAGAATGAAGATAAGGAAGAGTACGACCAACCTGAGGAGTTTGAAGAAAAAGTAGATGCGGACACCAATCTGGAGGACTACCTGCACGATGACTATTCCGGATATAAAATGCAGGGGGATGGTCGCTCTGATGAAGAAGACAGGGAAATTCCAATTTCAGTAGGATCCACACTCCATGAACAACTTATTTCTCAGTTGGGATTTGTTCGTTTAACTGATCGTGAAAGGGCGTTGGGCAAGCAGCTGATCGGTAGTATCGATACAGATGGCTATATACGCCGTGAATTGGAAGCCATCGCCAATGACATGGCCTTCTCGATGGGCATGGACACTGATGCAGAGGAGCTTGAAGACGTACTGTACAAAGTCCAGAATTTTGAACCAGCAGGAATAGGCGCAAGAAACTTGCAAGAGTGTTTATTGCTGCAGTTGGAGAGAAAAGACCCTGAAGAAGAGGTTAACAGGCTAGCTTATGAAATCATCGATCGCTGTTTTAATGAATTTTCGAAGAAGCATTACGACAAAATTGCCCGGAAACTGTCCATTTCCGATGAGGATTTGCTAAAAGAAGCGATCTCTATCGTGACGAAACTCAACCCTAAACCGGGAGGGAGTGGTGACGAACTGGTGCGAACACAGTACCTCATGCCAGACTTTCAACTGGCCAATAACAATGGCAAGTTGGAGCTAAGCCTCAATGGGAAAAATGCACCAGAACTACGCGTGAGTCGTTCCTACTCAGAAATGCTTCAGGCGTATGACAAGGGCGATAAGAAAGATAAGAAGCTTAAAGAAACGGTCACGTTCATCAAACAAAAGCTGGACTCAGCCAAGTGGTTCATTGATGCGATCAAACAACGACAACAGACGTTATTGAACACGATGCAGGCCATCATTGATTTCCAGTATGATTATTTTTTGGAAGGCGATGAAAGCAAGTTGAGACCGATGATCCTGAAGGATATTTCTGACCGGATCAACATGGACATTTCCACCGTGTCACGAGTAGCCAATAGTAAGGCCATTCAAACAGAGTTTGGGATTTTTCCTTTGAAATACTTTTTCTCAGAGGGCATTGCCACCGATAGCGGGGAAGATGTCAGTAGCAGGGAGGTGAAAAACAAGTTGAAAGAGATCATTGATGGAGAGGACAAGAAGAAACCCCTTTCTGACGATAAACTGGAAAAGCTACTGAAGGGTCATGGATATAATATTGCTCGCAGAACTGTGGCTAAATACCGTGAACAGCTCAATATTCCGGTAGCCCGCTTAAGAAAAGAGCTCTGA
- a CDS encoding outer membrane beta-barrel protein: MNKIIGTALCLLVAFFSMAQDSSDNRYAQPELPGSIMIDIGMNSMQSAPDLMDINVFNSRSVGIYYSRTFKMGSRFTFVPAIGITAEKWRFDNNSNFQLDDDNVVVFDTLQNRGALRTNKLAINYLDIPFELRFYPWKTIGGEGLFVGIGGIVGTRIESHTKIKYDFDQDRRTEKLRDTFGIERFRFGVQGRIGLNGIHLFAKYYLTDIFESGAAPGGMATPSQLTFGINVSGF, encoded by the coding sequence ATGAACAAAATCATTGGGACGGCCTTGTGCTTGTTGGTGGCTTTCTTTTCAATGGCTCAGGACAGTAGCGACAATCGATATGCGCAACCAGAATTACCTGGAAGTATCATGATCGACATTGGCATGAACTCCATGCAGAGCGCTCCTGACTTGATGGACATCAATGTATTCAATTCACGGTCTGTAGGTATTTACTATAGTCGTACCTTCAAAATGGGCAGTCGATTCACTTTTGTTCCCGCCATCGGAATTACTGCAGAAAAATGGAGATTTGACAACAATTCAAATTTTCAGCTGGATGACGACAATGTTGTAGTATTTGATACGCTGCAAAACCGAGGGGCTCTCCGAACCAATAAATTGGCCATTAACTATCTTGACATCCCTTTCGAGCTGCGGTTTTATCCCTGGAAAACCATTGGCGGCGAAGGGCTGTTCGTAGGAATTGGTGGTATCGTAGGAACCAGAATTGAATCACATACCAAAATCAAATACGATTTTGACCAGGATAGAAGAACTGAAAAACTCAGAGACACCTTCGGCATAGAACGTTTCAGATTCGGAGTTCAGGGTAGAATTGGTCTGAATGGCATTCACCTTTTCGCCAAATACTATCTGACAGATATTTTCGAGTCCGGCGCTGCACCGGGAGGAATGGCTACACCGAGTCAACTGACCTTCGGCATCAACGTCTCCGGATTCTAA
- a CDS encoding GIY-YIG nuclease family protein — MNYTVYVLRSLNHNKTYVGLTSDIERRLAEHNAGRSRSTKPNRPWELIYHEEYESRDEARKREKYLKSGSGRELLRKILNSV; from the coding sequence ATGAATTACACTGTTTATGTGTTAAGGAGCCTCAATCATAACAAAACTTATGTTGGCTTAACTTCCGATATAGAAAGACGATTAGCTGAGCATAACGCTGGTCGATCTAGGTCAACGAAACCAAACAGACCATGGGAATTGATTTACCATGAAGAATATGAAAGTAGAGATGAAGCTCGGAAAAGAGAGAAATACTTGAAATCGGGCTCTGGAAGGGAGTTGCTGAGAAAGATATTGAATTCCGTTTGA